Proteins encoded in a region of the Rutidosis leptorrhynchoides isolate AG116_Rl617_1_P2 chromosome 9, CSIRO_AGI_Rlap_v1, whole genome shotgun sequence genome:
- the LOC139868290 gene encoding uncharacterized protein, translating to MEAYGNVFDEEWMNLGSMFSSDHDSFHFTELFTNEHDHASNLDTSIVWPSTNESNSSSSSIIDDHIVSYSSDHELKTNMYNYLSQESSDAHDIFQLCPSNNVRADDVSDQSEDQCMIEEGDTSNFLLLGQLLSGEQMDELSIKHEAVAEKGKRENSVCQPMLTADLKRKYESIEVSNEMEININPKKKTRVSRDTKNKKNLPVKKNQKTIYNNSIDQYEGENSQQNNQKITSKNNRRGNHVQSSSSCSSEYDSNACQDLDGGAINVNEKTRAGRGAATDPQSIYARKRRERINERLRILQTLVPNGTKVDISTMLEEAVHYVKFLQLQIKLLSSDDKWMYAPIAYNGMDMGLRDVTLPTP from the exons ATGGAGGCTTATGGAAATGTTTTTGATGAAGAATGGATGAATCTTGGCTCAATGTTCTCTAGTGATCATGATTCATTTCATTTTACCGAGTTGTTCACAAACGAACATGATCACGCATCGAATCTTGATACTTCAATTGTTTGGCCTAGTACCAATGAATCCAATAGTTCTAGTTCATCTATTATTGATGATCACATTGTATCATATTCTTCTGATCATGAACTTAAAACTAACATGTACAATTATTTATCTCAAGAAAGTAGTGACGCGCACGATATATTCCAACTTTGTCCTTCTAATAACGTGCGTGCGGATGATGTGTCTGATCAATCTGAGGATCAATGTATGATAGAAGAAGGTGATACTAGCAACTTCTTGTTACTTGGTCAACTTTTATCTGGTGAACAAATGGATGAACTTTCTATCAAACATGAAGCAGTGGCAGAAAAGGGTAAAAGAGAGAATTCAGTTTGTCAACCTATGCTCACTGCTGATCTGAAGAGGAAGTATGAAAGTATTGAAGTTTCTAATGAGATGGAAATCAATATAAATCCCAAGAAGAAAACTCGGGTTTCAAGAGATACT AAAAACAAGAAGAATTTGCCAGTAAAGAAGAATCAGAAGACGATATATAATAATAGCATTGATCAGTATGAAGGTGAAAACAGTCAACAAAATAATCAAAAGATCACCAGCAAAAACAATAGAAGAGGGAATCATGTACAAAGCTCGAGTTCATGTAGCTCTGAGTACGATTCAAATGCGTGTCAAGATTTGGACGGTGGGGCGATTAATGTAAATGAAAAAACAAGAGCTGGTAGAGGTGCTGCAACAGACCCTCAAAGCATCTATGCAAGG AAAAGAAGAGAAAGAATTAATGAAAGACTAAGAATCCTTCAAACCCTTGTGCCAAATGGAACAAAGGTTGACATTAGCACAATGCTTGAAGAAGCAGTTCATTATGTTAAGTTTTTGCAGCTTCAAATTAAG TTATTGAGTTCGGATGATAAGTGGATGTATGCTCCAATAGCATATAATGGAATGGACATGGGTCT gcgggatgttacattacctactccttaa